From Thermoleophilia bacterium, one genomic window encodes:
- the coaD gene encoding pantetheine-phosphate adenylyltransferase: MSANQLRTAICPGSYDPVTNGHLDIIGRVSRTFDRVVVGVVKKPMRKDKTLFTAEERQAFIQDATADLPNVEVKIFSNLVVEFAREVEASAIVKGLRAISDFEYEFEMAQLNHKLDPGVESIYVFARSNYSFLSSTGVKEMAIFNADISDLVPGPVATALADRLGRR; the protein is encoded by the coding sequence ATGAGCGCAAATCAACTTCGAACAGCGATCTGCCCCGGCAGCTACGACCCGGTCACCAACGGCCACCTCGACATCATCGGGCGGGTGTCCCGTACCTTCGACCGCGTCGTGGTCGGCGTGGTCAAGAAGCCGATGCGCAAGGACAAGACCCTGTTCACGGCCGAGGAACGGCAGGCCTTCATCCAGGACGCGACCGCGGACCTGCCGAACGTTGAAGTCAAGATCTTTTCCAACCTCGTGGTCGAGTTCGCCCGGGAGGTCGAGGCGTCAGCGATCGTCAAAGGGCTGCGGGCGATCTCCGACTTCGAGTACGAGTTCGAGATGGCGCAGCTCAACCACAAGCTTGATCCCGGGGTCGAGAGCATCTACGTCTTTGCCCGTTCCAACTACAGCTTCCTGTCCTCGACGGGCGTCAAGGAGATGGCCATTTTCAACGCCGATATTTCAGACCTGGTGCCGGGGCCGGTCGCAACCGCTCTGGCGGATAGACTCGGTCGTAGATAG